A part of Bacillus rossius redtenbacheri isolate Brsri chromosome 1, Brsri_v3, whole genome shotgun sequence genomic DNA contains:
- the LOC134527813 gene encoding uncharacterized protein LOC134527813, which yields MKKWNNIRDSWMKTNRKLKEGQKSGSGANKIRKYIYHDELMFLKKICEHRPSDSSFEAEERNISQKNTDNLPDNSTSETFTEEQGYEEADAAVEQQIRPTEKTTTQKRSDSGTSVNVDTSTAQGNKGRRKRKLDEFETRMLKAVEETISPEDPHLSFFKGLLPSMKMLTNEQFIDFQMAVLQALKAVSSQNATMTVLPPRQGLDIQGVPIYHNYTHVSPPNFHHYPHSSTQFSQPQARFEPSVIHTTPQQHTSKTVFPVQTSHSVDSATQNESTTPEWLHGTSTSATKTPSPADLTLTCLSEMQDIDF from the coding sequence ATGAAGAAATGGAACAATATAAGAGACTCTTGGATGAAAACGAATAGAAAACTCAAAGAAGGCCAAAAATCTGGTTCAGGTGctaacaaaatcagaaaatacaTATATCATGACGAAttgatgtttttgaaaaaaatatgtgaacATCGGCCGAGTGATTCTAGCTTTGAGGCAGAAGAACGCAATATTTCACAGAAGAATACTGACAACCTCCCAGATAACAGTACATCAGAGACATTTACTGAAGAACAGGGTTATGAAGAAGCAGACGCAGCAGTGGAACAGCAAATAAGACCCACTGAAAAGACAACCACGCAAAAGCGAAGTGATTCAGGGACTTCTGTAAATGTAGACACTTCCACGGCTCAAGGTAATAAGGGACGAAGAAAAAGGAAGCTCGATGAATTTGAAACACGAATGCTAAAGGCTGTGGAAGAAACCATCAGTCCCGAAGACCCTCATTTAAGCTTTTTTAAAGGACTTTTGCCATCaatgaaaatgttaacaaatgAACAATTCATTGATTTCCAGATGGCAGTGTTACAGGCACTAAAGGCTGTTAGTTCCCAAAATGCTACTATGACTGTTCTTCCTCCTAGACAAGGCTTGGACATTCAAGGAGTGCCCATTTATCATAATTATACCCATGTGAGTCCACCTAATTTTCACCATTACCCTCACTCGTCCACTCAGTTTTCGCAACCTCAAGCACGCTTTGAACCTAGTGTTATACATACGACTCCTCAGCAGCATACGTCTAAAACAGTCTTTCCAGTACAGACCTCCCATTCTGTTGATTCAGCAACTCAAAATGAGTCCACTACACCTGAATGGCTACATGGTACATCTACATCGGCCACGAAGACACCTTCACCTGCTGATTTGACTTTAACATGTTTGTCAGAAATGCAAGATATTGATTTTTAG